From a region of the Gossypium raimondii isolate GPD5lz chromosome 10, ASM2569854v1, whole genome shotgun sequence genome:
- the LOC128034020 gene encoding ras-related protein RAB1BV-like encodes MVRGSNYKSGTQLVKSDSELLRQVSLTYYRGAMGILLVYDVTDESSFNNIRNWIRNIEQHASDNVNKILVGNKADMDESKRFTSSQAKSPALSPPIPPLALSKELRPPTP; translated from the exons ATGGTAAGAGGATCAAACTACAAATCTGGGACACAGCTGGTCAAGAGCGATTCTGAACTATTACGACAGGTATCTTTAA CTTACTATCGTGGAGCCATGGGGATTTTGCTGGTTTATGATGTTACTGATGAGTCATCTTTCAACA ATATTAGGAATTGGATTCGCAACATTGAACAACATGCTTCCGACAATGTCAACAAGATACTGGTTGGGAACAAGGCTGACATGGATGAGAGCAAAAGG TTTACATCTTCTCAAGCCAAGTCTCCCGCACTCTCTCCACCTATCCCTCCCCTTGCTCTCAGCAAAGAACTCAGGCCTCCTACTCCTTAA
- the LOC105778598 gene encoding uncharacterized protein LOC105778598, with protein MEVLPHFSHVHPLVFNDGRSHESEEVYCCACGELVSGPRFSCVDCGFHLDKNCAEAPVEMNHPFHRQHNLKLMKSSPYVEGNTICNFCNNRCEKFVYHCSCNLDFHIKCAFLSYKFIVKDSRELVLQDKSISSECHSQELNRVLCFACQKSLLGSDYISPDSGFYLHKKCSDLPLEISHLSHRHHSLLLQFNSDHLPCKICFEIQLHRGLVYCCSICKFVLHIECVSPPPIIEDPSTHEHPFTRCLRELSFNCDVCGTLGNYVSYNCSTCSLMVHKKCISLPRFIKSLWHDHPISHKYFVVDNECTTHDCPVCHEEVNMACGSYNCSKCKFIIHVNCALEDARCYYKISKDDFDKLLNAMLEVGTMNPSFFVRNMIKVGEKMINVEIEHFSHQHNLVLSDEVKEQRYCDGCSQLILTSFYCCLECDFFLHKSCAELPRKKQILFAFHQDPFVLTPTCIFICSHCGVVSSGFAYKCEVYLCKDHLCVRCAVLAFSCMSGGHEHLLLLYITYLGGYCKACGGSTGGYKVYRCKACDLNVHFGCVKFLPQTTWHKSDRHCLILTYHEDNDYSQYHYCDVCEKERSPNTWFYHCPICDNSAHLSCVLRGDQFLKRGSKIKESDHPHTLMIVEKVYDYPECHKCGHRCMDLALECLDAECKYIIHWKCSTTFQYFRSA; from the coding sequence ATGGAAGTTCTTCCACATTTTAGCCATGTTCATCCTCTGGTTTTCAATGATGGGAGAAGCCATGAAAGTGAGGAGGTTTATTGTTGTGCGTGTGGGGAGTTGGTGTCAGGTCCAAGGTTTAGTTGCGTGGACTGTGGGTTTCATCTTGACAAGAACTGTGCTGAGGCACCTGTTGAGATGAACCACCCCTTTCATCGCCAACATAACCTtaagcttatgaaaagctctcCATATGTTGAAGGTAACACTATTTGTAATTTCTGCAATAACAGATGTGAGAAGTTTGTTTATCATTGTTCTTGTAATTTAGACTTTCACATCAAATGTGCTTTTCTATCATACAAATTTATTGTGAAAGACTCTAGAGAGCTTGTTCTTCAAGACAAATCCATCTCTTCTGAATGTCATTCTCAAGAACTCAACAGAGTTCTATGTTTTGCATGTCAAAAGTCCTTATTAGGTTCTGATTACATCTCTCCTGATTCTGGATTTTACTTGCATAAAAAATGTTCTGATTTACCTCTTGAAATTAGTCACCTTTCCCACCGTCACCATTCTCTTTTGTTACAATTTAACAGTGATCATCTCCCTTGCAAAATATGCTTTGAAATCCAATTACATAGAGGATTGGTTTATTGTTGTTCGATTTGCAAGTTTGTCCTTCACATTGAATGTGTGTCACCACCACCCATTATTGAGGATCCAAGTACTCATGAACATCCATTCACTAGGTGTTTAAGAGAATTGTCATTCAATTGTGATGTATGTGGCACTTTAGGAAACTATGTTTCTTATAATTGCTCAACATGTAGCTTAATGGTCCATAAGAAATGCATTTCATTGCCACGCTTCATCAAAAGCCTATGGCACGACCATCCTATTTCTCATAAATACTTTGTGGTAGACAATGAGTGTACAACACATGATTGTCCAGTTTGTCACGAGGAGGTGAACATGGCTTGTGGGAGTTACAATTGCTCTAAGTGCAAGTTCATTATCCATGTGAATTGTGCACTAGAGGATGCTCGATGttattacaaaatatcaaaagatGATTTTGATAAGCTGCTTAATGCAATGTTGGAAGTGGGTACTATGAATCCAAGCTTTTTTGTTCGTAATATGATCAAAGTTGgagaaaaaatgataaatgtGGAGATAGAACATTTTAGCCATCAACATAATTTAGTATTAAGTGATGAAGTGAAGGAACAAAGGTATTGTGATGGCTGCAGTCAACTCATCTTGACTTCCTTTTATTGTTGTTTAGAATGTGATTTCTTTCTCCACAAATCTTGTGCTGAGTTACCTAGGAAGAAGCAAATTCTGTTTGCTTTTCACCAAGATCCCTTTGTCCTTACTCCAACTTGCATTTTTATATGCTCACATTGTGGTGTCGTAAGTAGTGGTTTTGCCTACAAATGCGAGGTTTATTTGTGCAAAGACCATTTATGTGTTCGATGTGCTGTACTTGCTTTCTCTTGCATGAGCGGAGGACACGAACACCTTCTTCTCCTTTACATCACGTATCTTGGGGGGTACTGTAAAGCTTGTGGTGGCAGTACTGGTGGTTATAAAGTATACAGATGCAAGGCTTGCGATCTTAATGTGCATTTTGGATGTGTCAAATTCCTACCACAAACAACTTGGCACAAATCAGACAGACATTGTTTGATCCTCACCTACCATGAAGATAATGATTATTCACAATATCATTATTGTGATGtctgtgaaaaagaaagaagccCCAATACTTGGTTTTACCATTGTCCAATTTGTGATAACTCAGCACACCTTTCTTGTGTTTTGAGAGGTGATCAATTTCTCAAGCGTGGGAGCAAAATCAAAGAAAGTGATCATCCACACACTCTCATGATTGTGGAGAAGGTTTATGATTATCCTGAATGTCACAAATGTGGTCATCGTTGCATGGATTTGGCTCTTGAGTGTTTGGATGCAGAATGCAAATACATTATCCACTGGAAATGCAGCACAACCTTCCAATACTTCAGATCGGCATAA
- the LOC105775859 gene encoding transcription factor bHLH123 isoform X5 has translation MKKNPNQLLIMRNALLSSLPLPSQFYNIGNNEAQMSYLDVLMRMETIGRNVEVDDAFSSESKTFNNGDQLGYGAFAAPYQSHFNSDLRDHQFGSVNFGTYFQPSMSLNNKLAIPHFESDIQNLQNGRKRPSIEFHQEQAPLNPTIALNEWNKNKRKKVSSFQQQQPAQQNIETVPGISDSRLNMPVRRSQKLSDKITALQKLVSPYGKTDIASVLEEASLYIKLLHQHIQNLFQMLRRSYNSLGAIHPPQETEKKKQDLRGRGLCLVPISFAQKVTEEEKTIDTNSISGTNNHP, from the exons ATGAAGAAAAACCCGAACCAGTTATTGATCATGAGAAACGCTCTTCTTTCGAGTTTGCCACTGCCCTCACAGTTCTACAACATtg GAAACAATGAAGCTCAGATGTCATATTTGGATGTCCTTATGCGGATGGAAACTATAGG CAGAAATGTTGAGGTGGATGATGCTTTTTCTTCGGAATCTAAAACATTCAACAATGGCGACCAGCTAGGATATGGGGCCTTTGCTGCTCCTTATCAGTCCCACTTTAACTCTGATTTACGAG ATCATCAATTTGGTAGCGTCAACTTTGGCACCTATTTTCAGCCTTCTATGTCACTCAACAACAAGCTAGCAATTCCACACTTTGAATCG GACATTCAAAACTTGCAAAATGGACGAAAACGTCCTTCAATTGAGTTTCACCAAGAGCAAGCGCCATTAAATCCAACTATTGCTTTGAATGAGTGGAATAAGAACAAGAGGAAAAAGGTGTCTTCCTTTCAACAACAGCAACCTGCTCAACAAAACATTGAAACAGTACCAGGAATCAGTGATTCCAGG TTGAATATGCCAGTGAGGAGAAGCCAAAAGCTAAGTGACAAAATCACAGCTCTTCAAAAGTTAGTTTCCCCCTATGGAAAG ACTGATATAGCTTCAGTCCTTGAAGAGGCTTCTCTCTATATCAAACTTCTACATCAACATATTCAG AATTTGTTTCAAATGCTGAGGAGATCATACAACAGTCTGGGAGCTATTCACCCCCCACAG GAAACTGAAAAGAAGAAGCAAGATTTAAGAGGTAGAGGACTTTGCTTGGTTCCAATTTCCTTTGCCCAAAAAGTTACAGAGGAAGAGAAGACTATTGATACTAATTCTATATCAGGAACAAATAATCATccatag
- the LOC105775859 gene encoding transcription factor bHLH123 isoform X1, whose product MKKNPNQLLIMRNALLSSLPLPSQFYNIGNNEAQMSYLDVLMRMETIGRNVEVDDAFSSESKTFNNGDQLGYGAFAAPYQSHFNSDLRDHQFGSVNFGTYFQPSMSLNNKLAIPHFESDIQNLQNGRKRPSIEFHQEQAPLNPTIALNEWNKNKRKKVSSFQQQQPAQQNIETVPGISDSRLNMPVRRSQKLSDKITALQKLVSPYGKKQVWLNLLLQTDIASVLEEASLYIKLLHQHIQNLFQMLRRSYNSLGAIHPPQNTYYCEQETEKKKQDLRGRGLCLVPISFAQKVTEEEKTIDTNSISGTNNHP is encoded by the exons ATGAAGAAAAACCCGAACCAGTTATTGATCATGAGAAACGCTCTTCTTTCGAGTTTGCCACTGCCCTCACAGTTCTACAACATtg GAAACAATGAAGCTCAGATGTCATATTTGGATGTCCTTATGCGGATGGAAACTATAGG CAGAAATGTTGAGGTGGATGATGCTTTTTCTTCGGAATCTAAAACATTCAACAATGGCGACCAGCTAGGATATGGGGCCTTTGCTGCTCCTTATCAGTCCCACTTTAACTCTGATTTACGAG ATCATCAATTTGGTAGCGTCAACTTTGGCACCTATTTTCAGCCTTCTATGTCACTCAACAACAAGCTAGCAATTCCACACTTTGAATCG GACATTCAAAACTTGCAAAATGGACGAAAACGTCCTTCAATTGAGTTTCACCAAGAGCAAGCGCCATTAAATCCAACTATTGCTTTGAATGAGTGGAATAAGAACAAGAGGAAAAAGGTGTCTTCCTTTCAACAACAGCAACCTGCTCAACAAAACATTGAAACAGTACCAGGAATCAGTGATTCCAGG TTGAATATGCCAGTGAGGAGAAGCCAAAAGCTAAGTGACAAAATCACAGCTCTTCAAAAGTTAGTTTCCCCCTATGGAAAG AAGCAAGTTTGGTTGAATTTATTATTGCAGACTGATATAGCTTCAGTCCTTGAAGAGGCTTCTCTCTATATCAAACTTCTACATCAACATATTCAG AATTTGTTTCAAATGCTGAGGAGATCATACAACAGTCTGGGAGCTATTCACCCCCCACAG aacaCTTATTATTGTGAACAGGAAACTGAAAAGAAGAAGCAAGATTTAAGAGGTAGAGGACTTTGCTTGGTTCCAATTTCCTTTGCCCAAAAAGTTACAGAGGAAGAGAAGACTATTGATACTAATTCTATATCAGGAACAAATAATCATccatag
- the LOC105775859 gene encoding transcription factor bHLH123 isoform X3: MKKNPNQLLIMRNALLSSLPLPSQFYNIGNNEAQMSYLDVLMRMETIGRNVEVDDAFSSESKTFNNGDQLGYGAFAAPYQSHFNSDLRDHQFGSVNFGTYFQPSMSLNNKLAIPHFESDIQNLQNGRKRPSIEFHQEQAPLNPTIALNEWNKNKRKKVSSFQQQQPAQQNIETVPGISDSRLNMPVRRSQKLSDKITALQKLVSPYGKKQVWLNLLLQTDIASVLEEASLYIKLLHQHIQNLFQMLRRSYNSLGAIHPPQETEKKKQDLRGRGLCLVPISFAQKVTEEEKTIDTNSISGTNNHP; the protein is encoded by the exons ATGAAGAAAAACCCGAACCAGTTATTGATCATGAGAAACGCTCTTCTTTCGAGTTTGCCACTGCCCTCACAGTTCTACAACATtg GAAACAATGAAGCTCAGATGTCATATTTGGATGTCCTTATGCGGATGGAAACTATAGG CAGAAATGTTGAGGTGGATGATGCTTTTTCTTCGGAATCTAAAACATTCAACAATGGCGACCAGCTAGGATATGGGGCCTTTGCTGCTCCTTATCAGTCCCACTTTAACTCTGATTTACGAG ATCATCAATTTGGTAGCGTCAACTTTGGCACCTATTTTCAGCCTTCTATGTCACTCAACAACAAGCTAGCAATTCCACACTTTGAATCG GACATTCAAAACTTGCAAAATGGACGAAAACGTCCTTCAATTGAGTTTCACCAAGAGCAAGCGCCATTAAATCCAACTATTGCTTTGAATGAGTGGAATAAGAACAAGAGGAAAAAGGTGTCTTCCTTTCAACAACAGCAACCTGCTCAACAAAACATTGAAACAGTACCAGGAATCAGTGATTCCAGG TTGAATATGCCAGTGAGGAGAAGCCAAAAGCTAAGTGACAAAATCACAGCTCTTCAAAAGTTAGTTTCCCCCTATGGAAAG AAGCAAGTTTGGTTGAATTTATTATTGCAGACTGATATAGCTTCAGTCCTTGAAGAGGCTTCTCTCTATATCAAACTTCTACATCAACATATTCAG AATTTGTTTCAAATGCTGAGGAGATCATACAACAGTCTGGGAGCTATTCACCCCCCACAG GAAACTGAAAAGAAGAAGCAAGATTTAAGAGGTAGAGGACTTTGCTTGGTTCCAATTTCCTTTGCCCAAAAAGTTACAGAGGAAGAGAAGACTATTGATACTAATTCTATATCAGGAACAAATAATCATccatag
- the LOC105775859 gene encoding transcription factor bHLH123 isoform X4, whose translation MKKNPNQLLIMRNALLSSLPLPSQFYNIGNNEAQMSYLDVLMRMETIGRNVEVDDAFSSESKTFNNGDQLGYGAFAAPYQSHFNSDLRDHQFGSVNFGTYFQPSMSLNNKLAIPHFESDIQNLQNGRKRPSIEFHQEQAPLNPTIALNEWNKNKRKKVSSFQQQQPAQQNIETVPGISDSRLNMPVRRSQKLSDKITALQKLVSPYGKTDIASVLEEASLYIKLLHQHIQNLFQMLRRSYNSLGAIHPPQNTYYCEQETEKKKQDLRGRGLCLVPISFAQKVTEEEKTIDTNSISGTNNHP comes from the exons ATGAAGAAAAACCCGAACCAGTTATTGATCATGAGAAACGCTCTTCTTTCGAGTTTGCCACTGCCCTCACAGTTCTACAACATtg GAAACAATGAAGCTCAGATGTCATATTTGGATGTCCTTATGCGGATGGAAACTATAGG CAGAAATGTTGAGGTGGATGATGCTTTTTCTTCGGAATCTAAAACATTCAACAATGGCGACCAGCTAGGATATGGGGCCTTTGCTGCTCCTTATCAGTCCCACTTTAACTCTGATTTACGAG ATCATCAATTTGGTAGCGTCAACTTTGGCACCTATTTTCAGCCTTCTATGTCACTCAACAACAAGCTAGCAATTCCACACTTTGAATCG GACATTCAAAACTTGCAAAATGGACGAAAACGTCCTTCAATTGAGTTTCACCAAGAGCAAGCGCCATTAAATCCAACTATTGCTTTGAATGAGTGGAATAAGAACAAGAGGAAAAAGGTGTCTTCCTTTCAACAACAGCAACCTGCTCAACAAAACATTGAAACAGTACCAGGAATCAGTGATTCCAGG TTGAATATGCCAGTGAGGAGAAGCCAAAAGCTAAGTGACAAAATCACAGCTCTTCAAAAGTTAGTTTCCCCCTATGGAAAG ACTGATATAGCTTCAGTCCTTGAAGAGGCTTCTCTCTATATCAAACTTCTACATCAACATATTCAG AATTTGTTTCAAATGCTGAGGAGATCATACAACAGTCTGGGAGCTATTCACCCCCCACAG aacaCTTATTATTGTGAACAGGAAACTGAAAAGAAGAAGCAAGATTTAAGAGGTAGAGGACTTTGCTTGGTTCCAATTTCCTTTGCCCAAAAAGTTACAGAGGAAGAGAAGACTATTGATACTAATTCTATATCAGGAACAAATAATCATccatag
- the LOC105775859 gene encoding transcription factor bHLH123 isoform X2, which produces MKKNPNQLLIMRNALLSSLPLPSQFYNIGNNEAQMSYLDVLMRMETIGNVEVDDAFSSESKTFNNGDQLGYGAFAAPYQSHFNSDLRDHQFGSVNFGTYFQPSMSLNNKLAIPHFESDIQNLQNGRKRPSIEFHQEQAPLNPTIALNEWNKNKRKKVSSFQQQQPAQQNIETVPGISDSRLNMPVRRSQKLSDKITALQKLVSPYGKKQVWLNLLLQTDIASVLEEASLYIKLLHQHIQNLFQMLRRSYNSLGAIHPPQNTYYCEQETEKKKQDLRGRGLCLVPISFAQKVTEEEKTIDTNSISGTNNHP; this is translated from the exons ATGAAGAAAAACCCGAACCAGTTATTGATCATGAGAAACGCTCTTCTTTCGAGTTTGCCACTGCCCTCACAGTTCTACAACATtg GAAACAATGAAGCTCAGATGTCATATTTGGATGTCCTTATGCGGATGGAAACTATAGG AAATGTTGAGGTGGATGATGCTTTTTCTTCGGAATCTAAAACATTCAACAATGGCGACCAGCTAGGATATGGGGCCTTTGCTGCTCCTTATCAGTCCCACTTTAACTCTGATTTACGAG ATCATCAATTTGGTAGCGTCAACTTTGGCACCTATTTTCAGCCTTCTATGTCACTCAACAACAAGCTAGCAATTCCACACTTTGAATCG GACATTCAAAACTTGCAAAATGGACGAAAACGTCCTTCAATTGAGTTTCACCAAGAGCAAGCGCCATTAAATCCAACTATTGCTTTGAATGAGTGGAATAAGAACAAGAGGAAAAAGGTGTCTTCCTTTCAACAACAGCAACCTGCTCAACAAAACATTGAAACAGTACCAGGAATCAGTGATTCCAGG TTGAATATGCCAGTGAGGAGAAGCCAAAAGCTAAGTGACAAAATCACAGCTCTTCAAAAGTTAGTTTCCCCCTATGGAAAG AAGCAAGTTTGGTTGAATTTATTATTGCAGACTGATATAGCTTCAGTCCTTGAAGAGGCTTCTCTCTATATCAAACTTCTACATCAACATATTCAG AATTTGTTTCAAATGCTGAGGAGATCATACAACAGTCTGGGAGCTATTCACCCCCCACAG aacaCTTATTATTGTGAACAGGAAACTGAAAAGAAGAAGCAAGATTTAAGAGGTAGAGGACTTTGCTTGGTTCCAATTTCCTTTGCCCAAAAAGTTACAGAGGAAGAGAAGACTATTGATACTAATTCTATATCAGGAACAAATAATCATccatag
- the LOC105778633 gene encoding zinc finger protein GIS2, whose protein sequence is MSFNRSRSLLGGKIFRSIDRVPYRDSPYSRDRRNNRQDYLCNKCKRPGHFARECPDMTVCNNCGLPGHIAVGCNSTTMCWNCKEPGHLAGQCPNEPVCNMCGKMGHLARDCLNPRLLAHDARLCNNCYKAGHFAANCTNEKACNNCRKTGHLSRDCHNEPVCNICNISGHVARQCAKSKLSSDIGGRFRDIFCRNCGQPGHISQDCVSIIICNNFGGRGHLHYECPSARMYDRSGVRRY, encoded by the exons atgAGTTTCAACAGAAGCAGGAGCCTGTTAGGTGGGAAGATTTTTCGAAGCATTGATCGTGTTCCTTACCGTGATTCACCGTACTCCAGGGACCGTCGGAATAATCg GCAAGATTATTTGTGCAACAAATGTAAGCGACCTGGACATTTTGCAAGGGAATGTCCGGATATGACCGTGTGCAACAACTGTGGGCTTCCTGG TCACATTGCTGTCGGGTGCAACTCAACCACTATGTGTTGGAACTGTAAGGAGCCAGGGCATCTTGCTGGACAATGCCCCAATGAGCCTGTTTGCAATATGTGTGGTAAGATGGGTCACTTAGCTCGAGATTGCCTAAATCCCAGACTTCTGGCTCATGATGCAAGACTCTGCAACAACTGCTACAAGGCAGGTCACTTTGCCGCCAACTGTACGAATGAGAAGGCTTGCAATAACTGTCGTAAAACCGGTCACCTTTCTCGTGACTGCCATAACGAGCCAGTTTGCAATATCTGCAATATATCAGGTCATGTAGCCAGACAATGTGCCAAGTCGAAACTGTCATCAGACATAGGAGGCCGCTTCCGGGACATTTTTTGCCGCAACTGTGGCCAGCCAGGCCATATTAGTCAGGACTGCGTTTCCATCATCATATGCAATAACTTTGGTGGAAGGGGTCACCTTCATTACGAGTGCCCTTCAGCAAGGATGTATGACCGCAGTGGCGTACGTAGGTATTAA